The following are encoded in a window of Carya illinoinensis cultivar Pawnee chromosome 15, C.illinoinensisPawnee_v1, whole genome shotgun sequence genomic DNA:
- the LOC122297262 gene encoding vacuolar protein sorting-associated protein 45 homolog isoform X1 produces the protein MVLVSAVRDYINRMLQDISGMKVLILDSHTVSIVSVAYSQSELLQKEVFLVELVDSISKSNESMSHLKAVFFLRPTSENIQHLRRQLASPRFGEYHLFFSNLLKDTQIHILADSDEQEVVQQVQEFYADFVAIDTYHFTLNVPSNHIYMLPAVVDPSNLQHFCDRVVDGIAAIFLALKRRPIIRYQRTSDIAKRIAQETAKLMYQQESGLFDFRRTEISPLLLVVDRRDDPVTPLLNQWTYQAMVHELIGIQDNKVDLRNIGKLPQDQQEVVLSSEQDAFFKANMYENFGDIGMNIKQLVDEFQQIAKSNQNIQTIEDMAKFVDNYPEYRKMQGNVSKHVTLVTEMSKIVEERKLMLVSQTEQDLACNGGQVTAFEVFSKAVTNLLNNERISDIDRLRLVMLYALRYEKESPVQLMQLFNKLASQSPKYKPGLVQFLLKQAGVDKRTGDLYGNRDLLNIARNMARGLKGIENVYTQHQPLLFQTMESISKGRLKDVDYPFVGNHFQQGRPQEVVIFIVGGTTYEESRSVALQNASNSGIRFILGGSVVLNSKRFLKDLEEAQRIARSSPAVV, from the exons GTTAGTATAGTTAGTGTTGCATACTCCCAATCTGAGCTTCTTCAGAAAGAAGTGTTCTTAGTAGAGTTGGTAGATTCCATTTCCAAGTCAAACGAATCAATGTCCCATCTGAAGGCAGTTTTCTTCCTCCGGCCCACATCAGAGAATATCCAGCATTTGCGGCGCCAGCTAGCTAGTCCTAGATTTGGAGAGTACCACCTAT TTTTCTCCAACCTGTTGAAGGATACACAGATCCATATTTTAGCTGATTCAGATGAACAGGAAGTTGTCCAGCAGGTTCAG GAATTCTATGCGGACTTTGTAGCAATTGATACTTACCATTTCACTTTGAATGTGCCATCAAATCACATCTATATGCTCCCAGCTGTTGTAGATCCTTCAAATTTGCAGCACTTCTGTGATCGAGTTGTTGATGGTATTGCAGCTATTTTCTTGGCATTAAAAAGAAGACCTATTATTCGATATCAAAGGACCTCTGATATTGCAAAGAGGATAGCGCAAGAAACAGCA AAACTGATGTACCAGCAGGAAAGTGGGCTATTTGATTTCAGGCGAACAGAAATTTCTCCATTGTTGCTGGTAGTTGATAGGAGGGATGATCCTGTAACCCCGTTGCTGAATCAGTGGACATACCAG GCAATGGTTCATGAGTTGATAGGTATTCAAGACAACAAGGTGGATTTGAGAAACATTGGCAAATTGCCGCAGGATCAACAG GAGGTCGTGTTGTCATCAGAACAAGATGCCTTTTTCAAAGCTAACATGTATGAGAATTTTGGGGATATTGGAATGAATATCAAGCAATTGGTGGATGAATTTCAGCAGATTGCAAAGAGTAACCAGAACATTCAGACAATAG AAGACATGGCCAAATTTGTTGACAACTACCCTGAGTACAGAAAAATGCAAGGAAATGTTTCAAAGCATGTGACTTTGGTCACAGAAATGAGCAAGATAGTTGAAGAGCGGAAACTTATGTTAGTTTCGCAAACAGAACAGGATTTGGCTTGCAATGGTGGTCAAGTGACAGCTTTTGAGGTTTTCTCTAAA GCAGTGACAAATCTTTTAAATAATGAGCGTATATCTGACATTGACCGGCTGCGATTAGTGATGCTTTATGCTTTGCGCTATGAGAAGGAAAGCCCTGTCCAATTGATGCAGCTCTTCAACAAACTGGCTTCTCAATCTCCCAAGTACAAACCAGGG CTTGTCCAGTTCCTCTTGAAGCAAGCTGGAGTTGATAAACGAACTGGGGATCTTTATGGAAATCGGGATCTTCTGAATATTGCTCGTAACATGGCTCGCGGACTGAAG GGGATCGAGAATGTGTACACCCAGCACCAACCTCTTTTGTTCCAAACCATGGAAAGTATTAGCAAGGGACGGTTGAAAGATGTGGACTACCCATTTGTTGGCAATCACTTTCAGCAGGGCAG GCCACAGGAAGTTGTCATATTCATTGTTGGAGGCACAACATATGAAGAATCACGATCTGTTGCTCTACAAAATGCCAGCAATTCTGGAATTCGTTTTATACTTGGTGGTTCTGTGGTTCTGAATTCTAAGAG GTTTCTGAAGGACTTGGAAGAAGCTCAGAGGATAGCTCGTTCTAGCCCTGCTGTGGTGTGA
- the LOC122297262 gene encoding vacuolar protein sorting-associated protein 45 homolog isoform X2: MVLVSAVRDYINRMLQDISGMKVLILDSHTVSIVSVAYSQSELLQKEVFLVELVDSISKSNESMSHLKAVFFLRPTSENIQHLRRQLASPRFGEYHLFFSNLLKDTQIHILADSDEQEVVQQVQEFYADFVAIDTYHFTLNVPSNHIYMLPAVVDPSNLQHFCDRVVDGIAAIFLALKRRPIIRYQRTSDIAKRIAQETAKLMYQQESGLFDFRRTEISPLLLVVDRRDDPVTPLLNQWTYQAMVHELIGIQDNKVDLRNIGKLPQDQQEVVLSSEQDAFFKANMYENFGDIGMNIKQLVDEFQQIAKSNQNIQTIEDMAKFVDNYPEYRKMQGNVSKHVTLVTEMSKIVEERKLMLVSQTEQDLACNGGQVTAFEAVTNLLNNERISDIDRLRLVMLYALRYEKESPVQLMQLFNKLASQSPKYKPGLVQFLLKQAGVDKRTGDLYGNRDLLNIARNMARGLKGIENVYTQHQPLLFQTMESISKGRLKDVDYPFVGNHFQQGRPQEVVIFIVGGTTYEESRSVALQNASNSGIRFILGGSVVLNSKRFLKDLEEAQRIARSSPAVV, from the exons GTTAGTATAGTTAGTGTTGCATACTCCCAATCTGAGCTTCTTCAGAAAGAAGTGTTCTTAGTAGAGTTGGTAGATTCCATTTCCAAGTCAAACGAATCAATGTCCCATCTGAAGGCAGTTTTCTTCCTCCGGCCCACATCAGAGAATATCCAGCATTTGCGGCGCCAGCTAGCTAGTCCTAGATTTGGAGAGTACCACCTAT TTTTCTCCAACCTGTTGAAGGATACACAGATCCATATTTTAGCTGATTCAGATGAACAGGAAGTTGTCCAGCAGGTTCAG GAATTCTATGCGGACTTTGTAGCAATTGATACTTACCATTTCACTTTGAATGTGCCATCAAATCACATCTATATGCTCCCAGCTGTTGTAGATCCTTCAAATTTGCAGCACTTCTGTGATCGAGTTGTTGATGGTATTGCAGCTATTTTCTTGGCATTAAAAAGAAGACCTATTATTCGATATCAAAGGACCTCTGATATTGCAAAGAGGATAGCGCAAGAAACAGCA AAACTGATGTACCAGCAGGAAAGTGGGCTATTTGATTTCAGGCGAACAGAAATTTCTCCATTGTTGCTGGTAGTTGATAGGAGGGATGATCCTGTAACCCCGTTGCTGAATCAGTGGACATACCAG GCAATGGTTCATGAGTTGATAGGTATTCAAGACAACAAGGTGGATTTGAGAAACATTGGCAAATTGCCGCAGGATCAACAG GAGGTCGTGTTGTCATCAGAACAAGATGCCTTTTTCAAAGCTAACATGTATGAGAATTTTGGGGATATTGGAATGAATATCAAGCAATTGGTGGATGAATTTCAGCAGATTGCAAAGAGTAACCAGAACATTCAGACAATAG AAGACATGGCCAAATTTGTTGACAACTACCCTGAGTACAGAAAAATGCAAGGAAATGTTTCAAAGCATGTGACTTTGGTCACAGAAATGAGCAAGATAGTTGAAGAGCGGAAACTTATGTTAGTTTCGCAAACAGAACAGGATTTGGCTTGCAATGGTGGTCAAGTGACAGCTTTTGAG GCAGTGACAAATCTTTTAAATAATGAGCGTATATCTGACATTGACCGGCTGCGATTAGTGATGCTTTATGCTTTGCGCTATGAGAAGGAAAGCCCTGTCCAATTGATGCAGCTCTTCAACAAACTGGCTTCTCAATCTCCCAAGTACAAACCAGGG CTTGTCCAGTTCCTCTTGAAGCAAGCTGGAGTTGATAAACGAACTGGGGATCTTTATGGAAATCGGGATCTTCTGAATATTGCTCGTAACATGGCTCGCGGACTGAAG GGGATCGAGAATGTGTACACCCAGCACCAACCTCTTTTGTTCCAAACCATGGAAAGTATTAGCAAGGGACGGTTGAAAGATGTGGACTACCCATTTGTTGGCAATCACTTTCAGCAGGGCAG GCCACAGGAAGTTGTCATATTCATTGTTGGAGGCACAACATATGAAGAATCACGATCTGTTGCTCTACAAAATGCCAGCAATTCTGGAATTCGTTTTATACTTGGTGGTTCTGTGGTTCTGAATTCTAAGAG GTTTCTGAAGGACTTGGAAGAAGCTCAGAGGATAGCTCGTTCTAGCCCTGCTGTGGTGTGA
- the LOC122297262 gene encoding vacuolar protein sorting-associated protein 45 homolog isoform X3 — protein MVLVSAVRDYINRMLQDISGMKVLILDSHTVSIVSVAYSQSELLQKEVFLVELVDSISKSNESMSHLKAVFFLRPTSENIQHLRRQLASPRFGEYHLFFSNLLKDTQIHILADSDEQEVVQQVQEFYADFVAIDTYHFTLNVPSNHIYMLPAVVDPSNLQHFCDRVVDGIAAIFLALKRRPIIRYQRTSDIAKRIAQETAKLMYQQESGLFDFRRTEISPLLLVVDRRDDPVTPLLNQWTYQAMVHELIGIQDNKVDLRNIGKLPQDQQEVVLSSEQDAFFKANMYENFGDIGMNIKQLVDEFQQIAKSNQNIQTIEDMAKFVDNYPEYRKMQGNVSKHVTLVTEMSKIVEERKLMLVSQTEQDLACNGGQVTAFEVFSKAVTNLLNNERISDIDRLRLVMLYALRYEKESPVQLMQLFNKLASQSPKYKPGLVQFLLKQAGVDKRTGDLYGNRDLLNIARNMARGLKGIENVYTQHQPLLFQTMESISKGRLKDVDYPFVGNHFQQGSIDTSPCHYATHGAWSWTRGTLRKTIAC, from the exons GTTAGTATAGTTAGTGTTGCATACTCCCAATCTGAGCTTCTTCAGAAAGAAGTGTTCTTAGTAGAGTTGGTAGATTCCATTTCCAAGTCAAACGAATCAATGTCCCATCTGAAGGCAGTTTTCTTCCTCCGGCCCACATCAGAGAATATCCAGCATTTGCGGCGCCAGCTAGCTAGTCCTAGATTTGGAGAGTACCACCTAT TTTTCTCCAACCTGTTGAAGGATACACAGATCCATATTTTAGCTGATTCAGATGAACAGGAAGTTGTCCAGCAGGTTCAG GAATTCTATGCGGACTTTGTAGCAATTGATACTTACCATTTCACTTTGAATGTGCCATCAAATCACATCTATATGCTCCCAGCTGTTGTAGATCCTTCAAATTTGCAGCACTTCTGTGATCGAGTTGTTGATGGTATTGCAGCTATTTTCTTGGCATTAAAAAGAAGACCTATTATTCGATATCAAAGGACCTCTGATATTGCAAAGAGGATAGCGCAAGAAACAGCA AAACTGATGTACCAGCAGGAAAGTGGGCTATTTGATTTCAGGCGAACAGAAATTTCTCCATTGTTGCTGGTAGTTGATAGGAGGGATGATCCTGTAACCCCGTTGCTGAATCAGTGGACATACCAG GCAATGGTTCATGAGTTGATAGGTATTCAAGACAACAAGGTGGATTTGAGAAACATTGGCAAATTGCCGCAGGATCAACAG GAGGTCGTGTTGTCATCAGAACAAGATGCCTTTTTCAAAGCTAACATGTATGAGAATTTTGGGGATATTGGAATGAATATCAAGCAATTGGTGGATGAATTTCAGCAGATTGCAAAGAGTAACCAGAACATTCAGACAATAG AAGACATGGCCAAATTTGTTGACAACTACCCTGAGTACAGAAAAATGCAAGGAAATGTTTCAAAGCATGTGACTTTGGTCACAGAAATGAGCAAGATAGTTGAAGAGCGGAAACTTATGTTAGTTTCGCAAACAGAACAGGATTTGGCTTGCAATGGTGGTCAAGTGACAGCTTTTGAGGTTTTCTCTAAA GCAGTGACAAATCTTTTAAATAATGAGCGTATATCTGACATTGACCGGCTGCGATTAGTGATGCTTTATGCTTTGCGCTATGAGAAGGAAAGCCCTGTCCAATTGATGCAGCTCTTCAACAAACTGGCTTCTCAATCTCCCAAGTACAAACCAGGG CTTGTCCAGTTCCTCTTGAAGCAAGCTGGAGTTGATAAACGAACTGGGGATCTTTATGGAAATCGGGATCTTCTGAATATTGCTCGTAACATGGCTCGCGGACTGAAG GGGATCGAGAATGTGTACACCCAGCACCAACCTCTTTTGTTCCAAACCATGGAAAGTATTAGCAAGGGACGGTTGAAAGATGTGGACTACCCATTTGTTGGCAATCACTTTCAGCAGGGCAG CATAGATACTTCGCCCTGTCACTATGCTACTCATGGTGCCTGGAGCTGGACTCGGGGCACTTTACGTAAGACCATTGCTTGTTGA